The proteins below are encoded in one region of Delphinus delphis chromosome 4, mDelDel1.2, whole genome shotgun sequence:
- the PAQR9 gene encoding membrane progestin receptor epsilon — MPRRLQPRSAGTKGPPGTTAAASEAASRPHPSPSGDAPASAKPLLRWDEVPDDFVECFILSGYRRLPCTAQECLASVLKPTNETLNFWTHFIPLLLFLSKFCRLFFLSGRDVPFHHPWLLPLWCYASGVLLTFAMSCTAHVFSCLSLRLRAAFFYLDYASISYYGFGSTVAYYYYLLPGLSLLDARVMTPYVQQRLGWHVDCTGLIAAYRALVLPVAFLLAVACTVACCKSRTDWCSYPFALRTFVFVMPLSMACPIMLESWLFDLRGENPTLFVHFYRRYFWLVVAAFFNVSKIPERIQPGLFDIIGHSHQLFHIFTFLSIYDQVYYVEEGLRQFLKAPPDAPTFSGTVGYMLLLVVCLGLVIKKFLNNTEFCGKK, encoded by the coding sequence ATGCCGCGGCGCCTGCAGCCCCGGAGCGCGGGCACAAAGGGCCCGCCCGGCACGACCGCGGCGGCTTCGGAGGCCGCCTCAcgcccccacccctcaccctccGGGGACGCTCCGGCCTCCGCCAAGCCGCTGCTGCGCTGGGACGAGGTGCCCGACGACTTTGTGGAGTGCTTCATCCTGTCGGGCTACCGGCGGCTGCCGTGCACGGCGCAGGAGTGCCTAGCCTCGGTGCTGAAGCCTACCAACGAGACGCTGAACTTCTGGACGCACTTCATCCCACTGCTGCTGTTCCTGAGCAAGTTCTGCCGCCTGTTCTTCCTGAGCGGCCGCGACGTGCCCTTCCACCATCCGTGGCTACTGCCGCTGTGGTGCTACGCTTCGGGCGTGCTGCTGACCTTCGCCATGAGCTGCACGGCGCACGTGTTCAGCTGCCTGTCGCTGCGCCTGCGCGCAGCCTTCTTCTACCTGGACTACGCGTCCATCAGCTACTACGGCTTTGGCAGCACTGTGGCCTACTACTACTACCTGCTGCCCGGCCTGAGCTTGTTGGACGCCAGGGTGATGACCCCGTACGTGCAGCAGCGCCTGGGCTGGCACGTGGACTGCACGGGCCTCATTGCCGCCTACCGCGCGCTCGTGCTGCCCGTGGCCTTCCTGCTGGCCGTGGCCTGCACCGTGGCCTGCTGCAAGAGCCGCACCGACTGGTGCTCTTATCCGTTCGCGCTGCGCACCTTCGTCTTCGTCATGCCCCTGAGCATGGCCTGCCCCATCATGCTCGAGAGCTGGCTCTTCGACTTGCGGGGCGAGAACCCCACGCTCTTCGTGCACTTCTACCGCCGCTACTTCTGGCTGGTGGTGGCCGCCTTCTTCAACGTGAGCAAGATCCCCGAGCGCATCCAGCCGGGCCTCTTCGACATCATCGGCCACAGCCACCAGCTCTTCCACATCTTCACTTTCCTCAGCATCTACGACCAGGTGTACTACGTGGAGGAGGGCCTGCGCCAGTTCCTTAAGGCGCCGCCGGACGCGCCCACCTTCTCGGGCACCGTGGGCTACATGTTGTTGCTGGTTGTCTGCCTGGGGCTGGTCATCAAGAAGTTCCTCAACAACACCGAATTCTGCGGTAAAAAGTGA